The genomic DNA CGGCTTCCTCGAGCAAGAGCCGGTAGCCCTTGCCGTGCACGGTGAGCAGGTAGCGGGGCCTCGCCGGATCGGGCTCGATCAGCTTGCGCAGGCCGAGGATGAAGTTGTCCACGGTGCGCGTGCTCGGGTAGGCGTCGTAGCCCCAGATGCGATCGATGATCGTCTC from bacterium includes the following:
- a CDS encoding winged helix-turn-helix domain-containing protein; this translates as ETIIDRIWGYDAYPSTRTVDNFILGLRKLIEPDPARPRYLLTVHGKGYRLLLEEAD